The nucleotide sequence CGCGGCGTCCTCCCCGGATGCTCCGCCCTACGTGAAGGTGGGCGATACCGTGAGCCCTGGACAGGTCCTGTGCATCATCGAGGCGATGAAGCTGATGAACGAGATCGAGGCCGAGGTGGGCGGCACGGTGCGCGAGATTCTGGTGAAAAACGCCGAGCCGGTCGAGTACGGGCAGACGCTCTTCATCATTGAATGAGGCGTGAGGGATCAAAGCCGACCTCACCCCTTGCCGGAGCCAACATGTTCAAAAAAATCCTGATCGCCAACCGCGGCGAGATCGCCCTGCGCGTGATTCGCACCGCGCGGGAGATGGGCATCAAGACGGTCGTGGTGTACTCCACCGCCGATGAAAAAAGCCTGCCGGTGCTGCTGGCCGACGAATCGGTGTGCGTGGGGCCGCCCGCCTCCAACGCCAGCTACCTGAACATTCCCAACATCCTCTCGGCGGCCCTGATGACGGGCGCAGAGGCGGTGCACCCCGGCTACGGCTTCATGGCGGAAAACCCCGACTTCGCCGAGATGTGTCGCGAACACGGTCTGGTGTTTATCGGGCCGACGCCCGAATCCATGCGGGCGCTGGGAAGCAAGGCGGGCGGGCGCGAGATCGCGCGGCAAAGCAACGTGCCGACGGTGCCGGGAACAGGGGTCCTCGGAAGCGTGGAGGACGCCCTGCTGGCCGCCAAGCAGATCGGCTATCCGGTGCTGCTCAAGGCGTCGGCGGGCGGCGGTGGCCGCGGGCAGAAGGTGGTTCGCACCCAGGAGGAGTTGCGCAGCGCCTTTGGTCAAGCCCAGGAGGAGGCGCGGCTGTACTTCGGTGACCCGGCGATCATCATGGAGAAATTCCTGGAGGAGTTCCGGCACGTCGAGGTGCAGGTGATGGGCGACGGCCAGGGCCACGTGATCCATATCGGGGAACGTGACTGCTCCATTCAGCGCCGCAATCAGAAGCTGATCGAGGAAGCGCCCTCCACCCTGCCCGAGTCGCTGCGCCAAGAGATCCTGGATGCGGGCGTGCGTCTGGCCAAGCACGTCAACTACGCCGGGGCGGGCACGCTGGAATTCATCGTGGACCGTGACGGCAACTACTACTTCATGGAGATGAACACGCGCATCCAGGTGGAGCACACCGTTTCGGAGATGATTTCCGGCCTGGACTTCGTGAAGCTTCAGCTTCAGATCGCGGCCGGCGAGGGCCTCTCCCTCCGGCAGGAGGACATCAAGCTGCGCGGTCACGCCATCGAATGCCGCATCAACGCCGAAGACCCCGACAAGGACTTTCGCCCGGCCGCAGGTCGAATCGACGACGTGCACTTCGCAGGCGGCCCCGGCGTGCGTGTGGACAGCCACGCCTACACGGGGTACGTGATCCCCCCGCACTACGATTCCCTCATCGGCAAGCTGATCGTGCACCACGACACCCGGCAAGACGCCATCGCGCGAATGAAGCGCGCCCTGGAAGAAACCGTCATCCAGGGGCCAAAGACGACCATTCCGCTCTACATCAAGATTATGGAGAATCCCTTCTACAAGCGGGGCGCGGTGCTGACGAACTTCCTCAAGACCCGCCTGGAGGTCTAGCCTCCGCCCCAGGCTCTGGTTGGAACAACAAGCGGGGGACGTGGGCACTGACCCACGTCCCCCAGACCTGCTTGGGCTTATTCGCCCGTCAGAATGTTCTGACCCTTGTTTTCGCGGTCCTCGATGATCTTGCCCAGAATGAAGAACGTGGGCGGCCAGAAGCCGACGAAAAGACCGCTGCGCTGCTTTTCCTCGCCGGTCTTGTCGCCAGGGCCGCCGTCAGCCTTGCCCCCCACGAAGCTGCCCGCAGACACCAGAATGGAAGCAAACCCGAGGATGTACATGACGTTGGAAAGTTTCATAGGGTACCTGCTTTCGAGAACAGAGAGGCCTTCACCGTGGAGTGATGAGAACCGTAACCTTCCTCACCACCCTGCAACCGACACAAGCAACTCTGTCCCGTCCCCCGGCCACAAAACGTGAGCCTTCTTCCCAACTAAAGGATGGATAGATTTCCGCCTGCCACAGTGAGTTCAGGCTTTTGCCGCGCGAAAAGGGCCTTAAGCTGTGGGGGCAAGCAGTCTCCGCGGGGCGGTCACCGGTCAAACTTGTCGTATCCCGCGGCGCTGCGGCGCTGCGCTCCCCGCGCGTAGTCCAGCTGCATCTCGACGGTCTCGGACCGGCCTTCGGTGAAGGTGCTGTCGTGCATCCAGTAGTTCAGGCGGTCCTCGCCAAGCTGGACCCACAGCTTGTGTTCGTCCTCTTGATCGCGCCAAAAGGTGAGGTGCTCAAAGCCATTCTTGTCCGCCCAGGCCTGCACATCGGCGAGCACCCGCGCCGCTCGGGGATGGGTCATCTGGTACTCGCTGCCGTCTCTCTCGTTGCGGAACTTGATCTCAGCCATGATACGAACAGCGTAACGGACGTCCGGTGTACCCCACCCACGAAGAGTCTGAGCATTTCTTGAACGGCTTCCCAATGCCGTATTCTCCCGCCGATGCCCGCGGCCGCGCCCACCACCCTCAAGGTCACGACGCTGAATGTCAACGGCCTGCGCAGCGCCCTGCGGCGGGGGCTCGAAGGCTGGGTAGCGCGTGAGCGGCCCGACGTGCTGCTGCTTCAGGAGATCCGCGCGGATCCCATGCCGGAGGCGCTGGCCGGGCTGGGCTACGCGGGGGCGTGGTTTCCAGCCCAAAAGGCCGGGTACAGCGGCGTGGCCCTGCTGAGTCTGCACCCCCTGTCGGACGTGCGGGTCGGCATGGGCCACGAGGAGATGGACCAAGAAGGCCGCGTGCTGAGCGCCGTGGTGCAGGGCGTGCGGTTTGCGAGCGTGTACCTACCCAGCGGCAGCAGCAGGCCGGAGCGCCAGAGCTTCAAGGACCGGGTGCTGGGGGACTACCACGCCTGGACGGTGGGGAGGCTCGCAGAAGGCTTGCCCCTCGTGATCGGTGGAGACTACAACGTGGCCCATCAGGAGGTGGACCTGAAAAACTGGCGCGGAAACCGGAAAAACAGCGGCTTTCTTCCGCACGAGCGCGCGTGGATGACGGCGCACCTCGCCGCTGGCCTCACCGACACGCACCGGGCGCAGCTAGGGGACCACGCGGAGTACACCTGGTGGAGTCAGCGCGGGAATGCCTACGTGAAAGACGTGGGCTGGCGAATCGACTACCTGCTCGCGGCGGGCGTGCGGCTCCGGGACCTCTGGGTGGACCGGGAAGCGCGCCTGAGTGACCATGCCCCCCTTACCGGCACGGCCGAGCTGCCGAAGCGCGGCACCATACCAGAGACCGAACTCGTCGTGCCAGACTAGGGGCGTTCCCCTGCGGCCTGCCTCACGGGAACACGTGATAGACTCTGCTTGCTGCCGGGCAACAGGACAGCGCCCCCGCTCCGCCCAGGGAGGCGGGCCGGACGCCGCCCGAGACAAGCGACCCCTCTACCCCGTGGGTGAGATGCCCGAGCTGGGGCCACGACCATGCCAAGGTGAGCGTGCATGCGCCCGAATGGTCCCCGCGCGCCCCGCGTCCTACACGAGAACATCCCACGGGCGTCCTGACAGGTGAGGAATGCCGAGAGCAAAAAAGGAGCAGGCGGTGCAGGATGAACGGCAAGACCTCACCCCCTCCGACGAACAAGTGAACACCGGGAGCCGAGCTGGGGCCGACACGCCCCCCGCTTCCGAAGGCCATGGAGCGACTCTTTCCGCGGCGGGCACGACGCCGGCCGCCCCCAAACGCACGCGCCAGACCCGAGCCGCCCCAGCGCCGGCCCTGCAAGAGGCCGCCGCTGCCAAGCCCCGCCGAGGGCGCAAGCCGAAGGCGGAACCCCAGGCAGAGGCCAGCGCAGCCCCTTCCCCCAAAGCACCGGCTCGCCGGGGACGCAGGGCGCAGGGCGGCAGCGAGCCGAAGACGACCCCTACAGAAACCGTGACGGCGGAGGCTACAGGAACAGAAGAACAGCCGGCCCCCACGAACACCCGGCGCGGCCGCAAGCCGAAGGCCGAGGCGACCGCGGCCCCCGAGGTGCTGCCGCCCGTCGCGGAACCCACCGACCCGGTTCTGCTCGAGGTGCCCAAGCGGCGGCGGGGGCGTAGGCCGAAGACGGCCGAGGCCGCGCCCGCCGAGGAGACACCCGCCCCCGAAGTCGAAGCGGCCCCGGAAGAGGTGCCCCTGGCAGAGGTCCTGGGTGGCGTGGAGCCCGTCGCGGTCGAGGACACCTCCCCGGAAGCCAGTGTCGCCGAGCCCGTGCTGACGGTCACGGGCAACGGCCAGGCGGACACGCCCGAACCGGTGGTGGACACGCCGCTTGTCGAGCAGGTGGACCTTCCTGCCCGCGACAGCCGCCGCAACCGCAAGCCGAAGCGCGAAGCACGAGCAGCGGCCGAAGTCCGTGCCGAACCTGAGGCCCTGACCGCGGAGGCGCAGGACGAGCCGGAAGCCGTCCCGGAAGGCGAACAGAACCCCGCTCGTGACCTGGTGGTCGCGCAGCTTCGCAGGCTGGGCCGTCCGATTCACGTGCGTGACCTCGAGCGTACCTTTACCCGGCAGATGCTCGACCGGCTGGGGGGCTGGCGAGACCTAGAAACGCTGCTGGACGACCTGACCCGTTCGGGCGAGGTGATTCGCACCCGCAGGCGTACCTACGGGCTGCCGGAAGCGATGAGCCTGGTGCGCGGGCGCTTCCAGGCGTCGGCGGCGGGCTTTGGCTTCGTGATTCCCGACAGTGGCGGCGAAGACTTCTATATCGCGCCCGAAGACACCCTGGAAGCCTGGAACGGGGACACCGTGCTCGTCCGCATGGAGGGCCGGGGCGACACCGGACGCAGCAACGGTCCGCGGCGGGGCCAGCGGGGCGACGGGAGCCCCCGCGCCTCGGTCGTGCGAATCGTGCGGCGCGCGTACCGGCAACTCGTCGGAACGCTGGAATTCAGCAAGGGCCACCCCATTCTCAAGGCCGACGACCCCCGTGCTCGGCACCGCATTCTGCTGCTGCCCGAGGGGCTTGAGGGCCTACACAGCGGGACGCGCGTCGTGGCCGAGCTGTTCTGGCCCGAGCAGACCGGTGAGGATGAGGTCTTTGGCCAGGTTGCCCGCGTGCTGGGCGAGCAGGACGACCCGGCCACCGAGACGGAAGCTGTGATCGTGAAGTACGGCCTGCGCGGCGAGTTCCCAGAGGACGTGCTCGCCGAGGCGCAGGCTATTCCGGCGCAGATTCCGGCAGAGGCGCTTGTCGGTCGCCTGGACCTGCGTGACTTCAACATCTTTACGGTGGACGGAC is from Deinococcus sp. YIM 77859 and encodes:
- the accC gene encoding acetyl-CoA carboxylase biotin carboxylase subunit; its protein translation is MFKKILIANRGEIALRVIRTAREMGIKTVVVYSTADEKSLPVLLADESVCVGPPASNASYLNIPNILSAALMTGAEAVHPGYGFMAENPDFAEMCREHGLVFIGPTPESMRALGSKAGGREIARQSNVPTVPGTGVLGSVEDALLAAKQIGYPVLLKASAGGGGRGQKVVRTQEELRSAFGQAQEEARLYFGDPAIIMEKFLEEFRHVEVQVMGDGQGHVIHIGERDCSIQRRNQKLIEEAPSTLPESLRQEILDAGVRLAKHVNYAGAGTLEFIVDRDGNYYFMEMNTRIQVEHTVSEMISGLDFVKLQLQIAAGEGLSLRQEDIKLRGHAIECRINAEDPDKDFRPAAGRIDDVHFAGGPGVRVDSHAYTGYVIPPHYDSLIGKLIVHHDTRQDAIARMKRALEETVIQGPKTTIPLYIKIMENPFYKRGAVLTNFLKTRLEV
- a CDS encoding exodeoxyribonuclease III; the encoded protein is MPAAAPTTLKVTTLNVNGLRSALRRGLEGWVARERPDVLLLQEIRADPMPEALAGLGYAGAWFPAQKAGYSGVALLSLHPLSDVRVGMGHEEMDQEGRVLSAVVQGVRFASVYLPSGSSRPERQSFKDRVLGDYHAWTVGRLAEGLPLVIGGDYNVAHQEVDLKNWRGNRKNSGFLPHERAWMTAHLAAGLTDTHRAQLGDHAEYTWWSQRGNAYVKDVGWRIDYLLAAGVRLRDLWVDREARLSDHAPLTGTAELPKRGTIPETELVVPD